Proteins from one Pseudomonas grandcourensis genomic window:
- a CDS encoding urease subunit beta, giving the protein MIPGEYQIQPGEIELNVGRRTISLKVANSGDRPIQVGSHYHFFETNDALTFDRAASRGMRLNIPAGTAVRFEPGQSREVELVDLAGHRRVFGFAGRIMGDL; this is encoded by the coding sequence ATGATTCCCGGTGAATACCAGATCCAGCCCGGCGAGATCGAGCTCAACGTCGGCCGGCGCACGATCAGCCTGAAAGTGGCCAACAGTGGTGATCGGCCGATCCAGGTCGGCTCCCATTACCACTTTTTCGAAACCAACGACGCGCTGACGTTCGACCGTGCCGCCAGTCGCGGCATGCGCTTGAACATCCCCGCCGGCACCGCCGTGCGCTTCGAACCGGGGCAGAGCCGCGAAGTGGAGTTGGTGGATTTGGCCGGGCATCGCCGGGTGTTCGGGTTTGCCGGGCGGATCATGGGTGATCTGTGA
- a CDS encoding GNAT family N-acetyltransferase codes for MNPAQLRRVNVESFAHYRQGLIDLLLDAVGYGASVGFMADLDATQAHAYFDEVQDNLNKGNVMLWVVVKDEQVQASVQLGLCQKANGLNRAEVQKLLVREHARRRGLGQQLMSALEAAALQHKRGMLYLDTEAGSPAEAFYQSLGYTRAGEIPDYACDPTGRYKPTALYYKILQGAH; via the coding sequence ATGAACCCCGCCCAACTGCGACGCGTCAACGTCGAAAGCTTTGCGCATTATCGCCAGGGCCTGATCGACCTCCTGCTCGATGCCGTCGGTTATGGCGCCAGTGTCGGCTTCATGGCTGACCTCGATGCGACCCAGGCCCATGCCTATTTCGACGAGGTCCAGGACAACCTGAACAAGGGCAATGTGATGCTGTGGGTGGTGGTCAAGGACGAGCAGGTGCAGGCCAGCGTACAGCTGGGTCTGTGCCAGAAAGCCAACGGCCTGAACCGTGCCGAAGTGCAGAAGTTGCTGGTGCGCGAACATGCGCGACGTCGTGGTCTGGGCCAGCAACTGATGAGTGCCCTGGAGGCGGCCGCTCTGCAGCACAAGCGCGGCATGCTTTACCTCGACACCGAAGCTGGTTCGCCCGCCGAAGCTTTCTACCAATCGCTGGGTTATACCCGCGCCGGTGAAATCCCCGACTACGCCTGCGACCCGACCGGCCGCTACAAGCCGACCGCCCTGTACTACAAGATTCTCCAGGGAGCCCATTGA
- a CDS encoding N-acetyltransferase family protein, which produces MTYHIRDAVHADLPAIRDIYNDAVLNTTAIWNEQAVDLGNRQAWFNARQSQAYPILVIVDADNTVLGYASFGDWRPFDGFRHTVEHSVYVRSDQRGNGLGPQLMEALIERAKGCGKHVMVAAIESGNAASIRLHERIGFITTGQMPQVGTKFGRWLDLTFMQLTLNPDAQPPAANKE; this is translated from the coding sequence ATGACTTACCACATCCGCGATGCCGTGCATGCCGATCTGCCAGCCATCCGCGACATCTACAACGACGCGGTGCTCAACACCACGGCGATCTGGAACGAGCAGGCAGTCGACCTCGGCAACCGCCAGGCCTGGTTCAACGCCCGGCAATCCCAGGCTTATCCGATCCTGGTGATTGTCGATGCCGACAACACGGTGCTCGGGTACGCCTCGTTCGGCGACTGGCGCCCCTTCGACGGTTTCCGCCACACCGTCGAGCACTCGGTCTATGTGCGCAGCGACCAGCGCGGCAACGGCCTCGGTCCGCAACTGATGGAGGCGCTGATCGAACGCGCCAAAGGCTGCGGCAAGCACGTGATGGTCGCCGCCATCGAAAGCGGTAATGCTGCCTCCATTCGCTTGCATGAGCGCATCGGCTTTATCACCACCGGGCAAATGCCACAGGTCGGCACCAAATTCGGCCGTTGGCTGGACCTGACTTTCATGCAACTGACCCTCAATCCTGACGCGCAACCACCCGCCGCCAACAAGGAGTGA
- a CDS encoding urease subunit gamma: MDLTPREKDKLLIFTAGLVAERRLARGVKLNYPEAMAYISAALLEGARDGQTVADLMHLGTTLLTREQVMQGIPEMIPEIQVEATFPDGTKLVTVHQPIA, encoded by the coding sequence ATGGACCTGACCCCACGCGAAAAAGACAAGCTGCTGATCTTCACCGCCGGCCTGGTGGCCGAGAGGCGTTTGGCTCGCGGCGTGAAACTCAATTACCCGGAGGCCATGGCCTACATTTCCGCCGCGCTGCTTGAGGGCGCCCGCGACGGCCAGACCGTGGCCGACCTGATGCACTTGGGCACGACCCTGCTGACCCGCGAACAAGTGATGCAGGGCATCCCGGAAATGATCCCGGAAATCCAGGTCGAAGCCACGTTCCCCGACGGCACCAAACTGGTCACTGTCCACCAACCCATCGCCTGA
- a CDS encoding urease accessory protein UreD, giving the protein MTLPASGALFTPSWHAELELGYARFDGCTRPVQRRHLGPLRVQKHLYAEGPEVCQHIIVHPPGGIAGGDRLDISARVERDAWAQITSPGAAKWYRAAGPAYQQLKLKVAAGATLEWLPQETIIFSAAQAELSTDIDLEGDARLFYWDVVALGRPASGERFDLGHFQAQLDIRRDGRLLWHERQRIVGADGLLDSPIGLDGQPVFATLLVTGEIDSDLLETCRSLPNDVRGDLTQLPGLLVARCLASEALLARGWLIELWKLLRPALLGREAIPPRIWNT; this is encoded by the coding sequence ATGACTCTTCCCGCTTCTGGTGCCTTGTTTACACCCAGCTGGCACGCCGAACTGGAGCTGGGTTACGCCCGCTTCGACGGCTGCACCCGCCCGGTCCAGCGCCGCCACTTGGGCCCGTTGCGCGTGCAAAAACACCTGTATGCCGAAGGGCCGGAAGTCTGCCAGCACATCATCGTCCACCCGCCCGGCGGAATAGCCGGCGGTGATCGACTGGACATCTCGGCCCGCGTCGAGCGCGATGCCTGGGCACAAATCACCAGCCCCGGCGCGGCCAAGTGGTATCGCGCCGCCGGCCCCGCCTATCAGCAGTTGAAGTTGAAGGTGGCGGCCGGTGCGACACTGGAATGGCTGCCCCAGGAGACGATCATTTTCAGCGCGGCTCAGGCTGAACTCAGCACTGACATCGACCTTGAAGGCGATGCGCGGCTGTTCTACTGGGACGTCGTGGCATTGGGTCGTCCGGCCAGTGGCGAGCGCTTCGATCTCGGACACTTCCAGGCGCAACTGGATATCCGCCGCGATGGCCGGTTGCTCTGGCATGAACGCCAGCGCATTGTCGGGGCGGACGGTTTGCTGGATTCGCCCATCGGGCTCGATGGGCAACCGGTGTTTGCGACGTTGCTGGTGACCGGAGAAATCGATAGCGACTTGCTGGAAACCTGCCGTTCGCTGCCCAACGATGTGCGCGGGGATCTGACCCAACTGCCGGGGTTGCTGGTTGCACGGTGCCTGGCCAGTGAAGCGTTGTTGGCGCGGGGATGGTTGATTGAACTCTGGAAGCTATTGCGCCCCGCCCTGCTGGGCCGCGAGGCCATACCACCCAGAATATGGAACACCTGA
- a CDS encoding DUF4329 domain-containing protein: MTTSNDPAPPASSTVPVLPPVSQPFICVDDAALWLHQHERVSDREYGALLLQRPDGKFVATTPLKDETNTFDFERLLAYDRQTRTISHPAGYLCVGRYHSHPEYAEQTARAHPRYSEDQVKLFQALPSTVDLDSAFRHVDVFRTNYISSHDGSLVAYSINPQNAAGNPQFGLGSTPESRIKRIVTIGQMRVLDPGTVWGGFRGPITAEWTPNQPVIPGPPTLQPFYTSVFDDPASALNAALSRVPATAAHLRMGLILKHRDRDEYVATLPFHRPNGLLAIEQVIPAKPDGFLLPENQTLAGVYLGPELLATPLPEEQADIYQQFFSPRSLLFSIHQGRTSGLLDVSRGFSVLRQTQDGALLKYHSTFSDAESLMLEADGKMGVNIDRFLLTGRMSARFFVRRVAAMGVLTVEQTSPFWDVPGLVDARWRPYGRA, translated from the coding sequence ATGACCACTTCTAATGATCCTGCACCACCTGCATCTTCGACCGTGCCGGTGTTGCCACCCGTGAGCCAGCCCTTCATTTGTGTGGACGATGCAGCGCTTTGGCTGCACCAACATGAACGCGTGAGCGACAGAGAGTACGGTGCACTCCTGTTGCAGCGTCCGGACGGTAAATTTGTCGCTACAACCCCTTTGAAGGATGAGACAAATACATTTGATTTTGAGCGTTTGCTGGCTTACGACCGACAGACCCGGACGATCAGTCATCCTGCGGGATACCTTTGCGTGGGCCGTTATCACAGCCATCCGGAATATGCAGAACAGACTGCCCGGGCTCACCCTCGATACAGCGAAGACCAGGTCAAGTTGTTTCAAGCGCTGCCTTCGACAGTCGATCTCGATTCAGCTTTCAGGCATGTCGACGTCTTTAGAACCAATTACATTTCAAGCCACGACGGTTCTCTGGTGGCCTATTCCATCAATCCGCAGAACGCCGCCGGCAATCCTCAATTCGGACTGGGCTCCACGCCCGAAAGTCGAATCAAGAGGATCGTGACCATCGGCCAGATGCGTGTCCTTGATCCAGGCACAGTCTGGGGGGGATTTCGCGGCCCGATCACGGCTGAATGGACTCCCAATCAGCCGGTCATACCCGGACCTCCTACCCTCCAACCGTTCTATACGTCGGTTTTTGACGATCCGGCATCGGCGTTGAACGCTGCCTTGAGTCGCGTGCCCGCCACCGCAGCGCATCTGCGCATGGGGCTGATCCTCAAGCATCGCGACCGTGACGAATATGTCGCGACTTTGCCGTTCCATCGACCTAATGGATTGCTGGCAATCGAGCAGGTAATCCCCGCGAAGCCAGACGGTTTTCTGTTACCGGAAAATCAGACGTTGGCAGGTGTGTACCTGGGGCCCGAGTTGCTGGCGACGCCACTACCCGAAGAACAGGCTGACATTTACCAGCAGTTTTTCTCGCCCCGGTCATTGTTGTTCAGCATCCACCAGGGCAGAACATCTGGGTTGCTCGACGTCTCCCGGGGTTTTTCCGTATTGCGCCAGACTCAGGACGGCGCGCTGCTGAAGTATCACAGTACGTTTTCGGACGCCGAATCCCTGATGCTTGAGGCTGATGGCAAGATGGGCGTCAACATCGACAGGTTCTTGCTTACCGGGCGCATGAGTGCGAGGTTTTTTGTCAGGCGTGTGGCGGCAATGGGTGTACTGACGGTCGAACAAACCAGTCCGTTTTGGGATGTTCCAGGCTTGGTGGACGCTCGGTGGCGGCCCTATGGAAGGGCGTGA
- the urtE gene encoding urea ABC transporter ATP-binding subunit UrtE, with product MLQVEKLHQYYGGSHILRGLTFDVKVGEVTCLLGRNGVGKTTLLKCLMGLLPAKEGAVNWEGKPITTFKPHQRVHAGIAYVPQGREIFGRLTVEENLLMGLSRFPGSEAKEVPAFIYELFPVLLQMKQRRGGDLSGGQQQQLAIGRALASRPRLLILDEPTEGIQPSVIKEIGAVIKKLAARGDMAILLVEQFYDFAAELADQYLVMSRGEIVQQGRGENMEAEGVRGLVTI from the coding sequence ATGCTGCAAGTCGAAAAACTGCACCAGTACTACGGCGGAAGCCACATCCTGCGCGGCCTGACGTTTGACGTGAAGGTCGGCGAAGTCACCTGCCTGCTCGGCCGAAACGGCGTGGGCAAGACCACCCTGCTCAAATGCCTGATGGGCCTGCTGCCGGCGAAGGAAGGCGCGGTGAACTGGGAAGGCAAGCCGATCACCACGTTCAAACCGCACCAACGCGTGCACGCAGGAATCGCCTACGTGCCGCAAGGCCGCGAGATCTTCGGCCGCCTCACCGTGGAAGAAAACCTGCTGATGGGGCTGTCACGCTTTCCCGGCAGCGAAGCGAAGGAAGTGCCGGCGTTCATCTACGAGCTGTTCCCGGTGCTGCTGCAAATGAAGCAACGCCGTGGGGGTGACCTGTCCGGCGGCCAGCAACAACAACTGGCCATCGGCCGTGCGCTGGCCAGCCGCCCTCGCCTGCTGATCCTCGACGAACCCACCGAAGGCATACAACCGTCGGTGATCAAGGAGATCGGTGCCGTGATCAAAAAACTCGCGGCCCGGGGCGACATGGCCATTCTGCTGGTCGAGCAGTTCTACGATTTCGCCGCCGAACTGGCGGACCAATATCTGGTGATGTCCCGGGGCGAAATCGTGCAACAGGGTCGCGGTGAAAACATGGAAGCCGAAGGCGTGCGTGGGCTGGTAACGATCTGA
- the urtD gene encoding urea ABC transporter ATP-binding protein UrtD, with the protein MRVTATAEFMLEPAFFPVEPNKDAGSSRDAIGLGQRVGPGLNTRHGTILTLEDISVSFDGFRALNNLNLYIGVGELRCIIGPNGAGKTTLMDVITGKTRPSHGKAWFGETLDLTQMSEVQIAQAGIGRKFQKPTVFEALSVFENLELAQKTDKSVWASLRARLNGEQKDRIAEVLETIRLTSSVNRPAGLLSHGQKQFLEIGMLLMQDPQLLLLDEPVAGMTDAETEFTAELFKRLAGKHSLMVVEHDMGFVGSIADHVTVLHQGSVLAEGSLEQVQDNERVIEVYLGR; encoded by the coding sequence ATGAGAGTCACTGCGACAGCTGAATTCATGCTCGAACCAGCGTTTTTTCCTGTGGAGCCCAACAAGGACGCCGGCAGCAGCCGCGATGCCATCGGCCTTGGCCAACGCGTCGGGCCAGGCCTGAACACCCGCCACGGCACCATCCTGACCCTGGAAGACATCAGCGTCAGCTTCGACGGCTTCCGCGCACTGAACAATCTGAACCTGTACATCGGCGTCGGCGAACTGCGCTGCATCATCGGCCCCAACGGCGCGGGCAAGACCACGCTGATGGACGTGATCACCGGCAAGACCCGGCCCAGTCACGGCAAGGCCTGGTTTGGCGAAACCCTGGACCTGACGCAGATGAGCGAAGTGCAGATCGCCCAGGCCGGCATCGGTCGCAAGTTCCAGAAGCCGACGGTGTTCGAAGCCTTGAGCGTGTTCGAGAACCTGGAACTGGCGCAGAAAACCGACAAGTCGGTGTGGGCCAGTTTGCGCGCTCGCCTGAACGGCGAACAAAAAGACCGCATCGCCGAAGTGCTGGAGACCATTCGCCTGACCTCATCGGTCAATCGCCCCGCCGGTTTGCTGTCCCACGGTCAGAAGCAGTTCCTGGAGATCGGCATGCTGCTGATGCAGGACCCGCAATTGCTGCTGCTCGATGAGCCGGTGGCGGGCATGACCGACGCCGAAACCGAGTTCACCGCCGAGCTGTTCAAGCGCCTGGCCGGCAAGCATTCGCTGATGGTGGTGGAGCACGATATGGGCTTCGTCGGCTCGATTGCCGACCACGTCACGGTGCTGCATCAGGGCAGCGTGCTGGCCGAAGGGTCGCTGGAGCAGGTGCAGGATAACGAGCGGGTGATCGAGGTTTATCTCGGTCGTTAA
- the urtC gene encoding urea ABC transporter permease subunit UrtC translates to MNQPLLVTATQKAGPKVSIAVGTVILVVLLALPLLSLLSPDSTLHVSAYTLTLVGKILCYAIVALALDLVWGYAGLLSLGHGLFFALGGYAMGMYLMRQASGDGLPAFMTFLSWTEMPWFWTGTSSFLWTLCLVVLAPGLLALVFGFFAFRSRIKGVYFSIMTQALTFAGMLLFFRNETGFGGNNGFTNFRTILGFGITEPGTRAVLFFATVLLLVASLYIGWRLAQSKFGRVLTALRDAENRLMFCGYDPRGFKLFVWVLSAVLCGLAGALYVPQVGIINPSEMSPTNSIEAAVWVALGGRGTLIGPLLGAGVVNGMKSWFTVAFPEYWLFFLGALFIVVTLYLPKGVIGLLKKRGEQ, encoded by the coding sequence ATGAACCAGCCCCTGCTCGTTACCGCGACCCAAAAAGCCGGCCCGAAAGTCTCGATTGCCGTCGGCACAGTGATCCTCGTTGTGCTGCTGGCGTTACCGCTGCTGTCGCTGTTATCGCCGGATAGTACGCTGCACGTTTCGGCCTACACACTGACGCTGGTGGGCAAGATTCTTTGCTACGCCATCGTCGCACTGGCGCTCGATCTGGTGTGGGGTTACGCAGGCCTGCTGTCCCTCGGCCACGGTCTGTTTTTCGCCCTCGGCGGCTATGCCATGGGCATGTACCTGATGCGCCAGGCCTCGGGCGATGGCTTGCCGGCGTTCATGACCTTCCTGTCGTGGACCGAAATGCCGTGGTTCTGGACCGGCACCAGCAGCTTCCTCTGGACCCTGTGCCTGGTGGTATTGGCGCCCGGGTTGCTGGCGCTGGTGTTCGGCTTCTTCGCCTTCCGCTCGCGGATCAAGGGCGTGTATTTCTCGATCATGACCCAGGCCCTGACCTTCGCCGGGATGCTCCTGTTTTTCCGCAACGAAACCGGCTTCGGCGGCAACAACGGCTTCACCAACTTCCGCACGATTCTCGGCTTCGGCATCACCGAGCCGGGTACCCGCGCGGTGCTGTTTTTCGCCACGGTACTGTTGCTGGTGGCGAGTCTGTACATCGGCTGGCGCCTGGCGCAAAGCAAGTTCGGTCGGGTGTTGACCGCGCTGCGCGATGCAGAAAACCGCCTGATGTTCTGCGGCTACGATCCACGCGGTTTCAAGCTGTTCGTCTGGGTACTGAGCGCTGTGTTGTGCGGACTGGCCGGTGCGCTGTACGTGCCGCAAGTGGGGATCATCAACCCGAGTGAAATGTCGCCGACCAACTCCATCGAAGCGGCAGTCTGGGTGGCACTGGGTGGGCGTGGCACCTTGATCGGTCCGTTGCTCGGCGCCGGAGTGGTCAACGGCATGAAGAGCTGGTTCACCGTGGCGTTTCCGGAATATTGGCTGTTCTTCCTCGGCGCGCTGTTCATTGTCGTGACCCTGTACCTGCCTAAAGGCGTGATCGGTCTGTTGAAGAAAAGAGGTGAACAATGA
- the urtB gene encoding urea ABC transporter permease subunit UrtB, producing MPTALYRFILAIALLLPMTTHAGDAEDFIAANPAQQAKLLETWAAQPDPARIELINALQQGELTVDGQPKTLRLNNRLRGLIDTALASHQLLAADAKIRLAAAQQLQKSAKPAQLKFLDKQLAGEQDEGVHAALSLALANLQLVDSDPAVRLAAVRLLGETGDPLARTRLENLLEPGVETDANVRTAAETSLAQVKRKLLVGELLGQAFSGMSLGSILLLAALGLAITFGLLGVINMAHGEMLMLGAYSTYVVQLMFQRFAPQAIEFYPLIALPVAFFVTAAIGMALERTVIRHLYGRPLETLLATWGISLMLIQLVRLVFGAQNVEVANPAWLSGGIQVLPNLVLPYNRIVIIAFALFVVVLTWLLLNKTRLGLNVRAVTQNRNMAACCGVPTGRVDMLAFGLGSGIAGLGGVALSQIGNVGPDLGQSYIIDSFLVVVLGGVGQLAGSVLAAFGLGIANKILEPQIGAVLGKILILALIILFIQKRPQGLFALKGRVID from the coding sequence ATGCCCACCGCCCTTTATCGCTTCATCCTGGCCATCGCCCTGCTGTTGCCGATGACTACCCATGCCGGCGACGCCGAAGACTTCATCGCCGCCAATCCCGCGCAGCAAGCCAAACTGCTGGAAACCTGGGCCGCGCAGCCCGATCCGGCACGCATCGAGTTGATCAACGCCCTGCAACAAGGCGAATTGACCGTCGACGGCCAGCCGAAAACCTTGCGCCTGAACAACCGCCTGCGGGGGCTCATCGACACTGCCCTGGCCAGTCATCAATTGCTCGCCGCCGACGCCAAAATCCGTCTGGCCGCCGCGCAGCAACTGCAGAAAAGTGCCAAGCCGGCGCAGTTGAAATTCCTCGATAAGCAACTCGCTGGCGAACAAGACGAAGGCGTTCACGCAGCATTGAGCCTCGCTCTGGCCAATCTGCAACTGGTCGACAGCGATCCGGCCGTGCGCCTCGCCGCTGTACGCCTGCTCGGCGAAACCGGAGATCCACTGGCCCGTACCCGCCTCGAAAACCTGCTGGAGCCGGGCGTTGAAACCGACGCGAATGTGCGTACCGCCGCTGAAACCAGCCTCGCTCAAGTCAAACGCAAACTGCTGGTCGGCGAACTCCTGGGGCAGGCCTTCAGCGGCATGTCACTGGGATCGATTCTGCTGCTCGCCGCCCTGGGACTGGCGATCACCTTCGGCCTGCTCGGCGTGATCAACATGGCCCACGGCGAGATGCTGATGCTCGGCGCCTACTCGACCTATGTGGTGCAACTGATGTTCCAGCGCTTCGCGCCGCAGGCCATCGAGTTCTATCCGCTGATCGCGCTGCCGGTGGCGTTTTTCGTCACCGCGGCCATCGGCATGGCGCTGGAGCGCACGGTGATTCGCCACCTCTACGGCCGTCCGCTGGAAACCCTGCTCGCCACCTGGGGCATCAGCCTGATGCTGATACAACTGGTGCGGCTGGTGTTCGGCGCGCAGAACGTCGAAGTGGCCAACCCGGCCTGGCTGTCGGGCGGCATTCAAGTGCTGCCGAACCTGGTGCTGCCGTACAACCGCATCGTCATCATCGCCTTTGCACTGTTTGTGGTGGTGCTGACCTGGCTGCTGCTGAACAAGACGCGCCTCGGCCTGAATGTTCGCGCCGTCACGCAGAACCGCAACATGGCCGCCTGCTGCGGCGTACCCACCGGGCGCGTGGACATGCTCGCCTTCGGCCTCGGCTCGGGCATCGCCGGCCTCGGTGGCGTGGCCCTGAGCCAGATCGGCAACGTCGGCCCGGACCTCGGCCAGAGCTACATCATCGACTCGTTCCTGGTGGTGGTGCTCGGCGGTGTCGGTCAGTTGGCCGGCAGTGTGCTGGCGGCGTTTGGACTGGGGATCGCCAACAAGATTCTCGAACCGCAGATCGGTGCCGTGCTCGGCAAGATTCTCATCCTCGCGCTGATCATTCTGTTCATCCAGAAACGTCCGCAAGGTCTCTTCGCGCTCAAAGGACGGGTGATCGACTGA
- the urtA gene encoding urea ABC transporter substrate-binding protein — translation MKRRSLIKAFTLSASIAAMGMTWTVQAAETIKVGILHSLSGTMAISETSLKDMALMTIDEINAKGGVNGKMLEPVVVDPASNWPLFAEKGRQLLTQDKVAVVFGCWTSVSRKSVLPVFEELNGLLFYPVQYEGEEMSPNVFYTGAAPNQQAIPAVEYLMSEEGGSAKRYFLLGTDYVYPRTTNKILRSFLHSKGVADKDIEEVYTPFGHSDYQTIVANIKKFSAGGKTAVISTVNGDSNVPFYKELANQGLKATDVPVVAFSVGEEELRGIDTKPLVGNLAAWNYFESVENPVNKKFVDDWKAYAKKHNLPGADKAVTNDPMEATYVGIHMWAQAAEKAKSTDVDKVREALAGQTFAAPSGYTLTMDKTNHHLHKPVMIGEIQADGQFNVVWQTEGPIRAQPWSPFIPGNDKKPDYAMKSN, via the coding sequence ATGAAGCGTCGCAGTTTGATCAAGGCTTTCACACTCTCGGCATCCATTGCCGCGATGGGCATGACCTGGACCGTCCAGGCCGCCGAGACCATCAAGGTCGGTATTCTGCATTCGTTGTCCGGAACCATGGCGATCTCCGAAACGTCGCTTAAAGACATGGCGCTGATGACCATCGACGAGATCAACGCCAAGGGTGGCGTGAACGGCAAGATGCTCGAGCCGGTGGTGGTCGACCCTGCCTCGAACTGGCCGCTGTTCGCCGAGAAGGGTCGCCAATTGCTGACCCAGGACAAGGTTGCCGTGGTGTTCGGTTGCTGGACTTCCGTATCGCGCAAATCGGTACTGCCGGTGTTCGAAGAACTCAACGGCTTGCTGTTCTACCCGGTGCAATACGAAGGCGAAGAAATGTCGCCGAACGTGTTCTACACCGGCGCTGCGCCGAACCAGCAGGCGATCCCTGCCGTTGAATACCTGATGAGCGAAGAAGGCGGCAGTGCCAAGCGCTACTTCCTGCTCGGCACCGACTACGTCTACCCGCGCACCACCAACAAGATCCTGCGTTCGTTCCTGCACTCCAAAGGCGTCGCCGACAAGGACATCGAAGAGGTCTATACCCCGTTCGGTCACAGCGACTACCAGACCATCGTCGCCAACATCAAGAAGTTCTCGGCCGGCGGCAAGACGGCCGTTATCTCCACGGTCAACGGCGACTCCAACGTACCGTTCTATAAGGAACTGGCCAATCAGGGCCTGAAAGCCACCGACGTTCCGGTCGTGGCGTTCTCGGTCGGCGAAGAAGAACTGCGCGGCATCGACACCAAGCCACTGGTGGGCAACCTGGCGGCGTGGAACTACTTCGAATCGGTCGAGAACCCGGTGAACAAGAAGTTCGTCGATGACTGGAAGGCCTACGCGAAGAAACACAACCTGCCGGGCGCCGACAAGGCAGTGACCAACGACCCGATGGAGGCCACTTATGTCGGCATCCACATGTGGGCGCAAGCGGCGGAAAAAGCCAAGTCCACCGACGTCGACAAAGTCCGCGAAGCCCTGGCCGGCCAGACCTTTGCCGCGCCGTCCGGCTACACCCTGACCATGGACAAGACCAACCACCACCTGCACAAGCCGGTGATGATCGGCGAGATCCAGGCCGACGGTCAGTTCAACGTGGTGTGGCAGACCGAAGGACCGATCCGCGCCCAGCCGTGGAGCCCGTTCATCCCGGGCAACGACAAGAAGCCTGACTACGCGATGAAGAGCAACTAA
- a CDS encoding iron ABC transporter permease has translation MINRRYALLLIALGTLLLVSCVVSLGFGPARVPLDVVWRILLHKLFGFGLSDWNPGQEHIVWLIRVPRMLLGALVGAGLALIGAVLQAVTRNPLADPHLLGVTSGATLGAVIVVLHVGEIVGLLTLPIAAFIGALLSMLVVLMIASRHGRLDSDRLLLCGVAVSFVMMAIANLLLFMGDHRASSAVMFWMLGGLGLARWELLAVPTASVLLGLMLLLGMARPLNALMAGEQTAVTLGLNARTVRLRVFLIASLMTGVLVSISGSIGFVGLMVPHIARRLVGAEHRRLLPVCVLLGSVFLVWVDVAARTLIAPEDLPIGVATAAIGGLFFIGLMRRR, from the coding sequence ATGATCAACCGTCGCTACGCCCTGTTGCTGATCGCCCTCGGCACCCTGTTGCTGGTGTCGTGCGTGGTGTCCCTGGGTTTCGGCCCGGCGCGGGTGCCGCTGGATGTGGTGTGGCGCATCCTGTTGCACAAGCTGTTCGGTTTCGGTTTGTCGGACTGGAACCCCGGACAGGAACATATCGTTTGGCTGATCCGCGTCCCGCGCATGCTGCTCGGCGCTCTGGTGGGCGCCGGCCTGGCGTTGATCGGCGCGGTGCTGCAAGCGGTCACGCGCAATCCGTTGGCTGACCCGCACCTGCTCGGCGTCACGTCCGGCGCCACACTTGGCGCAGTGATCGTGGTGCTGCATGTCGGTGAAATCGTTGGCCTGCTGACCTTGCCGATTGCGGCATTCATCGGTGCATTGCTGAGCATGCTGGTGGTGCTGATGATCGCCAGTCGTCATGGTCGCCTCGACAGTGACCGCTTGCTGCTGTGCGGCGTGGCGGTGTCGTTCGTGATGATGGCGATTGCCAATTTGCTGCTGTTCATGGGCGACCATCGGGCCAGTTCGGCGGTGATGTTCTGGATGCTCGGCGGGCTCGGGTTGGCACGTTGGGAGCTGCTGGCGGTGCCGACAGCCAGTGTGCTACTCGGGCTGATGTTGCTGCTGGGCATGGCGCGACCGTTGAATGCGCTGATGGCCGGTGAGCAGACGGCGGTGACCCTGGGCCTGAATGCACGCACCGTGCGCCTGCGAGTATTTCTGATTGCGTCATTGATGACCGGGGTTCTGGTGTCGATCAGCGGCTCGATCGGCTTTGTCGGGCTGATGGTTCCGCACATTGCACGGCGCCTGGTCGGGGCTGAACACCGAAGATTGCTGCCGGTGTGCGTGTTGCTCGGCAGTGTGTTTCTGGTCTGGGTCGATGTCGCCGCCCGGACACTGATCGCCCCCGAAGACTTGCCCATCGGCGTTGCCACAGCGGCGATTGGCGGGTTGTTCTTCATCGGCTTGATGCGACGTCGTTAA